The Alosa sapidissima isolate fAloSap1 chromosome 5, fAloSap1.pri, whole genome shotgun sequence genome has a window encoding:
- the serpina10b gene encoding protein Z-dependent protease inhibitor isoform X2 encodes MMTTVLFLVVWTVLLTPCLLVQEEPSPNITHLTFKNMDFAMNLYRKISSYHDNNIFFSPLCLSTVFTSLSLGARGSTRDQILKGLNLDLLEHQGTSSLIPELFQHLQRNITQDNALMFHQSTALFVGQDFEIEMAFSEQIKKFFGADINNVDFADPKVSMATINEYVRKQTGNKVKEMVSSIEPFTKLMLINTIFFKAMLIVLPDTDTDYTEVDEEITAARFIHWTQNLKKTKLEIHLPKFKMEQSYTVQKILPELGITNIFQDTANLTGLSKSPGLKVSEVLHKAVIEVDEIGTTAAAATTVGITAFSLPHTFIINRPFFFFIYHESTNSLLFMGRVIDPSKC; translated from the exons ATGATGACAACAGTACTCTTCCTCGTGGTTTGGACAGTCTTGCTCACCCCTTGCCTCTTGGTTCAGGAGGAGCCTTCACCTAATATCACACACCTTACATTTAAAAATATGGATTTTGCCATGAACCTGTACCGGAAGATTTCTAGCTACCATGATAACAACATTTTCTTCTCACCACTCTGTTTGTCCACTGTGttcacctccctctccctgggTGCTCGTGGCTCTACCCGAGATCAGATTCTTAAAGGACTAAACTTGGATCTGTTAGAACACCAAGGCACAAGTAGTCTTATACCTGAACTTTTCCAGCATCTCCAAAGGAACATAACCCAAGATAATGCATTAATGTTCCACCAAAGCACAGCCCTATTTGTGGGACAGGACTTTGAGATTGAAATGGCCTTCAGTGAGCAGATAAAAAAGTTCTTTGGGGCCGACATCAACAATGTGGACTTTGCAGACCCAAAAGTTAGCATGGCTACCATAAATGAGTATGTGAGGAAGCAGACAGGAAATAAGGTGAAGGAAATGGTGTCATCAATTGAGCCTTTCACAAAACTCATGCTTATCAATACAATTTTCTTCAAAG CCATGCTTATTGTTCTACCTGACACTGATACTGACTATACTGAGGTTGACGAAGAAATTACAGCGGCAAGGTTCATTCACTGGACACAAAATCTGAAGAAAAC GAAACTTGAGATTCACCTGCCCAAATTCAAGATGGAACAGTCATACACTGTGCAAAAAATACTCCCAGAGCTTGGTATTACAAATATCTTTCAAGACACTGCAAACCTAACAGGACTGAGTAAAAGTCCTGGATTGAAAGTGTCAGAG gtGTTGCACAAAGCTGTGATTGAGGTTGATGAGATTGGCACCACGGCTGCAGCAGCCACGACTGTGGGTATCActgctttctctctgcctcataCCTTCATCATCAACCgacctttctttttctttatttatcatgagagcacaaatagcctactgttcaTGGGCAGAGTGATAGACCCTTCTAAATGTTGA
- the serpina10b gene encoding protein Z-dependent protease inhibitor isoform X1 yields the protein MMTTVLFLVVWTVLLTPCLLVQEEPSPNITHLTFKNMDFAMNLYRKISSYHDNNIFFSPLCLSTVFTSLSLGARGSTRDQILKGLNLDLLEHQGTSSLIPELFQHLQRNITQDNALMFHQSTALFVGQDFEIEMAFSEQIKKFFGADINNVDFADPKVSMATINEYVRKQTGNKVKEMVSSIEPFTKLMLINTIFFKGTWELPFNPNNTENARFYVDKYNIVQVPMMFKDDKFYMTYDKELKVKVLHLPYVGGSAMLIVLPDTDTDYTEVDEEITAARFIHWTQNLKKTKLEIHLPKFKMEQSYTVQKILPELGITNIFQDTANLTGLSKSPGLKVSEVLHKAVIEVDEIGTTAAAATTVGITAFSLPHTFIINRPFFFFIYHESTNSLLFMGRVIDPSKC from the exons ATGATGACAACAGTACTCTTCCTCGTGGTTTGGACAGTCTTGCTCACCCCTTGCCTCTTGGTTCAGGAGGAGCCTTCACCTAATATCACACACCTTACATTTAAAAATATGGATTTTGCCATGAACCTGTACCGGAAGATTTCTAGCTACCATGATAACAACATTTTCTTCTCACCACTCTGTTTGTCCACTGTGttcacctccctctccctgggTGCTCGTGGCTCTACCCGAGATCAGATTCTTAAAGGACTAAACTTGGATCTGTTAGAACACCAAGGCACAAGTAGTCTTATACCTGAACTTTTCCAGCATCTCCAAAGGAACATAACCCAAGATAATGCATTAATGTTCCACCAAAGCACAGCCCTATTTGTGGGACAGGACTTTGAGATTGAAATGGCCTTCAGTGAGCAGATAAAAAAGTTCTTTGGGGCCGACATCAACAATGTGGACTTTGCAGACCCAAAAGTTAGCATGGCTACCATAAATGAGTATGTGAGGAAGCAGACAGGAAATAAGGTGAAGGAAATGGTGTCATCAATTGAGCCTTTCACAAAACTCATGCTTATCAATACAATTTTCTTCAAAG GTACCTGGGAACTTCCTTTTAACCCAAATAACACAGAAAATGCCCGCTTCTATGTTGACAAGTACAACATTGTCCAGGTGCCCATGATGTTTAAAGATGATAAATTTTACATGACATATGACAAGGAATTGAAAGTCAAGGTGTTACATCTTCCCTATGTGGGTGGTTCAGCCATGCTTATTGTTCTACCTGACACTGATACTGACTATACTGAGGTTGACGAAGAAATTACAGCGGCAAGGTTCATTCACTGGACACAAAATCTGAAGAAAAC GAAACTTGAGATTCACCTGCCCAAATTCAAGATGGAACAGTCATACACTGTGCAAAAAATACTCCCAGAGCTTGGTATTACAAATATCTTTCAAGACACTGCAAACCTAACAGGACTGAGTAAAAGTCCTGGATTGAAAGTGTCAGAG gtGTTGCACAAAGCTGTGATTGAGGTTGATGAGATTGGCACCACGGCTGCAGCAGCCACGACTGTGGGTATCActgctttctctctgcctcataCCTTCATCATCAACCgacctttctttttctttatttatcatgagagcacaaatagcctactgttcaTGGGCAGAGTGATAGACCCTTCTAAATGTTGA